The Chryseobacterium aureum genome contains a region encoding:
- a CDS encoding NAD(P)H-hydrate dehydratase, with amino-acid sequence MKIFTAEQIRSWDQFTISQEPVSSIQLMERASMAVAHWISEHCKNHKKLVVFCGNGNNGGDGLAVARILYLKGFDVDVFVRDPKGSFSEDASVNLKRLRDMSGISVRKFDQGEPYHFDDKTIIIDALLGTGLSRPLEGEYQILIEQLNAKKNIKIAIDVPSGLSADKIFDSDPVILKADYTLTFQCWKRAFLHPETGKYTGKVEVLDIGLNKDYSEKTETAYFAADDSVIEAVFKPRSEFSHKGSYGKAVIAGGSYGKIGAAVLATKSVLKTGAGLTFTVAPQCGYEILQTSCPEAMFIKGGEEFITNFELEEDFTCGIGPGLGTHPDTEKNFLSFLKKYTQPLILDADALNIISKDPQYLRLIPKKSIITPHPKEFERLFGSTANSFKRLELAREKANELAIYIILKDHHTQVITPQGKVFYNITGNSGLAKGGSGDILTGILTSLLAQGYSQEHTCILGVWLHGRAADIAVGKHSKESMLPMDVIDEFGTVFEELNRKTLRNL; translated from the coding sequence ATGAAAATTTTTACCGCTGAACAGATCCGCAGCTGGGATCAGTTTACCATTTCCCAAGAGCCGGTTTCCTCCATTCAGCTGATGGAAAGAGCCTCAATGGCAGTGGCACACTGGATTTCGGAACACTGTAAAAATCACAAAAAGCTGGTTGTGTTTTGCGGAAACGGAAACAACGGAGGAGATGGCCTGGCAGTGGCAAGAATTCTTTATCTGAAAGGTTTTGATGTAGATGTATTTGTGAGAGATCCTAAAGGCAGCTTTTCAGAAGATGCCTCAGTCAATCTGAAAAGGCTTAGGGATATGTCAGGAATTTCAGTCAGGAAATTTGATCAGGGAGAACCTTATCATTTTGATGATAAAACCATCATTATTGATGCCCTTTTGGGAACAGGATTATCAAGGCCGCTGGAAGGGGAATACCAGATACTTATTGAGCAGTTGAATGCTAAAAAAAATATCAAAATAGCCATTGATGTCCCTTCCGGACTGTCTGCAGATAAAATCTTTGATTCTGATCCTGTGATTCTGAAAGCTGATTATACCCTGACTTTTCAATGTTGGAAAAGAGCATTCCTCCATCCCGAAACCGGAAAATATACCGGGAAAGTAGAAGTTCTGGATATAGGTTTAAATAAAGACTATTCAGAAAAAACAGAGACCGCATATTTTGCAGCAGATGATTCCGTCATTGAAGCTGTTTTTAAGCCAAGATCTGAATTTTCCCATAAAGGAAGCTATGGTAAAGCCGTCATTGCAGGAGGAAGCTATGGGAAAATAGGAGCTGCTGTACTGGCTACAAAATCTGTCTTGAAAACCGGGGCAGGTTTAACCTTTACCGTGGCACCGCAATGTGGATATGAAATACTGCAGACCTCATGCCCGGAAGCTATGTTTATAAAGGGAGGAGAGGAGTTTATCACCAATTTTGAGTTGGAAGAAGACTTTACCTGCGGCATAGGTCCCGGATTGGGAACTCATCCCGATACGGAAAAAAACTTTCTCAGTTTTCTTAAAAAATATACCCAACCACTGATTCTGGATGCTGATGCTTTGAACATCATTTCAAAAGATCCCCAATATCTGAGATTAATTCCCAAAAAATCCATAATCACACCCCATCCTAAAGAATTTGAAAGACTTTTCGGAAGTACAGCGAATTCTTTTAAAAGGCTTGAGCTGGCCAGAGAAAAAGCAAATGAACTGGCTATTTATATTATACTCAAGGATCATCATACCCAGGTTATTACCCCGCAGGGAAAAGTGTTTTATAATATAACAGGGAATTCAGGACTGGCAAAAGGCGGTAGCGGAGATATTCTTACCGGAATTCTCACCTCACTTCTGGCGCAGGGATATTCTCAGGAACACACCTGTATTTTGGGTGTATGGCTGCATGGAAGAGCTGCTGATATTGCTGTCGGAAAACATTCAAAAGAATCAATGCTTCCTATGGATGTTATTGATGAGTTCGGAACCGTTTTTGAAGAACTGAA